One genomic segment of Mycolicibacterium psychrotolerans includes these proteins:
- the pgm gene encoding phosphoglucomutase (alpha-D-glucose-1,6-bisphosphate-dependent), which yields MAANPRAGKPAQPEDLIDIASVVTSYYTVTPDPDDVDQQVAFGTSGHRGSSLDAAFNEAHILAITQAIVEYRAAQGTTGPLFIGRDTHALSEPAWVSAVEVLAANDVVTMIDSAGRYTPTPAVSHAILSYNRGRDTALADGIVVTPSHNPPRDGGFKYNPPNGGPADSDATTVIAARANELLRDGLRGVKRVPLARAMNGTQRHDYLDAYVADLPNVVDIHAIAAEGIRIGADPLGGASVDYWGAIAERHNLDLTVVNPLVDATWRFMTLDTDGKIRMDCSSPNAMASLIANRESYQIATGNDADSDRHGIVTPDAGLLNPNHYLAVAIEYLFTHRPEWAAETAVGKTAVSSSIIDRVVGGLGRKLLEVPVGFKWFVDGLVGGTIGFGGEESAGASFLRRDGSVWTTDKDGIILALLASEILAVTGSTPSQRYAELADKYGAPTYARIDAPANREQKARLAKLSPEQVSATELAGEPITAKLTTAPGNGAALGGLKVTTENAWFAARPSGTEDVYKIYAESFRGPEHLAEVQEAAREVVSAVIS from the coding sequence ATGGCGGCGAACCCCCGTGCCGGTAAGCCGGCGCAACCCGAAGACCTCATCGACATCGCTTCGGTGGTGACGTCCTACTACACCGTGACGCCCGACCCGGACGACGTCGACCAGCAGGTCGCGTTCGGCACCTCGGGCCACCGCGGATCCAGCCTCGACGCGGCGTTCAACGAAGCGCACATCCTGGCCATAACGCAGGCCATCGTCGAGTACCGGGCTGCGCAGGGCACCACCGGTCCGCTGTTCATCGGCAGGGACACCCATGCCCTCTCCGAACCGGCGTGGGTGTCGGCCGTGGAGGTGCTGGCCGCCAACGACGTCGTCACGATGATCGACTCGGCCGGCCGGTACACCCCGACGCCGGCGGTGAGTCACGCGATCCTGTCGTACAACCGCGGTCGCGACACGGCGCTGGCCGACGGCATCGTCGTGACCCCGTCGCACAACCCCCCGCGCGACGGCGGGTTCAAGTACAACCCGCCCAACGGCGGCCCGGCCGACTCCGACGCGACGACGGTGATCGCCGCGCGGGCCAACGAACTGCTGCGCGACGGCCTGCGCGGGGTCAAGCGCGTCCCGTTGGCGCGTGCGATGAACGGCACCCAGCGTCACGACTATCTGGACGCCTATGTCGCCGACCTGCCCAACGTCGTCGACATCCACGCGATCGCCGCCGAAGGCATCCGCATCGGCGCCGACCCGCTCGGCGGGGCCAGCGTCGACTACTGGGGGGCGATCGCCGAACGGCACAACCTGGATCTCACCGTGGTGAATCCGCTCGTCGACGCGACGTGGCGGTTCATGACGCTCGACACCGACGGCAAGATCCGGATGGACTGCAGCTCGCCGAACGCGATGGCGTCCCTGATCGCCAACCGGGAGTCCTACCAGATCGCGACCGGCAACGACGCCGACTCCGACCGGCACGGCATCGTCACTCCCGATGCGGGGCTGCTCAATCCGAACCACTATCTCGCGGTCGCGATCGAGTACCTGTTCACCCACCGGCCGGAGTGGGCCGCGGAGACGGCGGTCGGCAAGACGGCGGTGAGCTCGTCGATCATCGACCGGGTGGTCGGCGGGTTGGGGCGCAAGCTGCTCGAGGTGCCGGTGGGCTTCAAGTGGTTCGTCGACGGGTTGGTCGGCGGCACAATCGGTTTCGGTGGCGAGGAGAGTGCCGGGGCGTCGTTCCTGCGTCGCGACGGTTCGGTGTGGACCACCGACAAGGACGGCATCATCCTGGCGCTGCTGGCCTCGGAGATTCTCGCGGTGACGGGATCGACGCCGTCGCAGCGGTACGCCGAACTGGCCGACAAGTACGGCGCGCCGACCTATGCCCGCATCGACGCACCCGCCAACCGCGAGCAGAAGGCGCGGCTGGCGAAGCTCTCGCCGGAGCAGGTCAGCGCCACCGAACTGGCGGGCGAGCCGATCACCGCGAAGCTGACCACCGCGCCGGGCAACGGCGCGGCCCTGGGCGGGTTGAAGGTGACGACGGAGAACGCGTGGTTCGCCGCGCGGCCGTCGGGCACCGAGGACGTGTACAAGATCTACGCCGAATCCTTCCGCGGCCCCGAGCATCTCGCCGAGGTGCAGGAAGCTGCCCGGGAAGTGGTGTCGGCGGTCATTTCGTGA
- the crcB gene encoding fluoride efflux transporter CrcB: MSIDAREMAAVFVGGALGSLARAGVAELAAPDPARWPWPTFAVNIVGALLLGYFTTRLLERLPLSSYRRPLLGTGLCGGLTTFSTMQVETLRMIEHHHYGLAIGYTVASLVAGLLAVHVATALVRRARVRA, from the coding sequence ATGTCCATCGACGCCCGCGAGATGGCGGCTGTGTTCGTCGGCGGCGCCCTCGGCAGCCTGGCGAGAGCCGGGGTGGCAGAACTCGCCGCGCCCGATCCGGCCCGATGGCCGTGGCCGACCTTTGCCGTCAACATCGTCGGCGCCCTGCTGCTCGGCTACTTCACCACCCGTCTTCTGGAACGTCTACCGTTGTCGAGCTATCGGCGCCCTCTACTGGGGACCGGGTTGTGCGGCGGCCTGACCACGTTCTCAACCATGCAGGTGGAGACGTTGCGAATGATCGAGCACCACCACTACGGCCTGGCGATCGGGTACACCGTGGCCAGCCTCGTGGCGGGGCTCTTAGCGGTCCATGTCGCGACCGCGTTGGTGCGGCGCGCCCGGGTGCGCGCATGA
- the crcB gene encoding fluoride efflux transporter CrcB: MSGMLWSGVAVMGGLGAMARFVIDRGVAKRVARPSPFGTLTVNLTGAALLGFLSGLTLSHPTALLVSTGFVGAYTTFSTWMFETHRLAEEREYLPATANIVVSVLAGVTAAAVGQWIAHGVS; this comes from the coding sequence ATGAGCGGGATGCTGTGGTCCGGCGTCGCTGTGATGGGCGGCCTTGGGGCAATGGCGCGCTTCGTCATCGACCGCGGTGTGGCCAAGCGGGTCGCCCGTCCGTCCCCGTTCGGCACTCTGACGGTGAATCTCACCGGCGCCGCGCTGTTGGGATTTCTGAGCGGCCTCACGCTGAGCCACCCGACGGCGCTGCTGGTGAGCACCGGGTTCGTCGGCGCCTACACGACCTTCTCGACGTGGATGTTCGAGACGCACCGGTTGGCCGAAGAGCGGGAGTACCTTCCCGCGACGGCCAACATCGTGGTCAGTGTCCTCGCAGGGGTCACCGCAGCGGCGGTGGGCCAGTGGATTGCGCACGGCGTGTCATGA
- a CDS encoding DUF190 domain-containing protein, producing MTGLTDTLKLTVHFAERERTDGRYLADALLDLYADRGVATSIMLRGISSFGPRNIVRSDESLSLSEDLPVVVSAVDAPGVIDAVVDEVVALTGRGLITLERARAVSGALPDLDHTVKLTVYLGRQQRAGRLAGYQAACEIFRRHGFASATTLLGVDGTVSGQRRRARFFSRNGDVPTMVAAIGTPAQAVACRDELVETLDDPLLTLERAQLCKRDGRVLERPDQTTGAMPAFQKLTVVTSEDSRYRGIAIHRALVRRLRDSRAVSGATVLRGLWGFHGDHVPHGDRMFRLGRSVPVTTIVVDTPEAISRCFAIVDELTDGHGLVLCETVPAVLAVDHENRRGDLHL from the coding sequence ATGACGGGCCTCACCGACACTCTGAAACTGACCGTCCACTTCGCGGAGCGGGAACGCACCGACGGCAGATACCTCGCCGACGCCCTGCTCGACCTCTATGCCGATCGCGGCGTGGCGACGAGCATCATGCTGCGGGGCATCAGCAGCTTCGGTCCGCGCAACATCGTGCGCAGCGACGAATCCCTCAGCCTGTCCGAAGACCTGCCGGTGGTGGTCTCGGCGGTCGATGCCCCCGGCGTGATCGATGCCGTCGTCGACGAGGTCGTAGCACTGACCGGGCGGGGGCTGATCACTCTGGAACGGGCACGCGCTGTCAGCGGCGCACTGCCCGACCTCGACCACACGGTCAAGCTGACGGTGTATCTCGGTCGCCAGCAGCGGGCCGGTCGCCTGGCTGGATACCAGGCCGCGTGCGAGATCTTCCGCCGGCACGGTTTCGCGAGCGCGACGACGTTGCTGGGGGTGGATGGCACCGTCTCGGGCCAACGCAGGCGTGCGCGCTTCTTCAGCCGCAACGGCGACGTGCCGACGATGGTCGCCGCGATCGGGACCCCGGCGCAGGCAGTGGCCTGCCGTGACGAACTGGTCGAGACACTCGATGATCCGTTACTGACTCTCGAGCGCGCGCAATTGTGCAAACGCGATGGGCGGGTACTCGAACGACCGGATCAAACGACCGGCGCAATGCCCGCGTTCCAGAAGCTCACCGTCGTCACGTCCGAGGACAGCCGCTATCGCGGCATCGCCATTCACCGCGCACTCGTGCGCAGATTGCGTGATTCCCGAGCGGTCAGCGGCGCGACTGTGCTGCGCGGCCTGTGGGGTTTCCACGGTGACCACGTGCCGCACGGTGACCGCATGTTCCGGCTCGGCCGCTCCGTGCCGGTCACCACGATCGTCGTCGACACTCCAGAGGCGATCTCCCGCTGCTTCGCCATCGTCGACGAACTCACCGACGGGCACGGGTTGGTGCTCTGCGAGACGGTGCCGGCGGTCCTCGCCGTCGACCATGAGAACCGGCGGGGCGACCTCCACCTGTAG
- a CDS encoding DUF808 domain-containing protein: MSAGLFALLDDVAALAKLAAASVDDLGAAAGRATAKAAGVVIDDTAVTPQYVHGITADRELPIIKRIAIGSLRNKIVFILPAALLLSQFAPWLLTPILMLGATYLCYEGAEKVFGRLLGHPAHDTPAAAEGADAERFMVTGAIRTDFILSAEIMVIALNEVADQSFWPRLIILFVVAIVITAAVYGVVAGIVKMDDVGLSLTQRSNGLAKKIGRGLVAGMPKLLSFLSVVGTAAMLWVGGHILLVGTDTLGWHAPYGLVHHAEEYVHHVAGVGGVLAWLVNTAASAVIGLIVGALVVGIVSVLPFGKKKSHAKS, from the coding sequence GTGAGCGCGGGTCTGTTCGCCCTCCTCGACGATGTGGCGGCGCTGGCCAAGCTGGCGGCCGCCTCGGTGGACGACCTGGGCGCGGCCGCGGGCCGGGCGACGGCCAAGGCCGCGGGGGTCGTCATCGACGACACCGCGGTGACCCCGCAGTACGTGCACGGCATCACCGCCGACCGTGAACTGCCGATCATCAAGCGCATCGCCATCGGCTCTCTGCGCAACAAGATCGTCTTCATCCTCCCGGCGGCCCTGCTGCTCAGCCAGTTCGCGCCGTGGTTACTGACCCCGATCCTGATGTTGGGTGCGACCTACCTCTGTTACGAAGGCGCCGAGAAGGTCTTCGGCCGACTCCTCGGGCACCCGGCCCACGACACTCCCGCAGCGGCGGAAGGAGCGGACGCCGAACGCTTCATGGTCACCGGTGCCATCCGCACCGACTTCATCCTGTCGGCCGAGATCATGGTGATCGCGCTCAACGAGGTGGCCGATCAGTCGTTCTGGCCGCGACTGATCATCCTGTTCGTCGTCGCGATCGTGATCACCGCGGCGGTCTACGGGGTGGTCGCGGGCATCGTGAAGATGGACGATGTCGGGCTGAGCCTGACGCAGCGGTCGAACGGACTGGCCAAGAAGATCGGACGCGGCCTGGTGGCCGGGATGCCGAAGTTGCTGAGTTTCCTGTCGGTCGTCGGCACCGCCGCGATGCTGTGGGTGGGCGGCCACATCCTGCTCGTCGGCACCGACACTCTCGGCTGGCACGCCCCCTACGGACTCGTCCACCACGCCGAGGAGTACGTGCACCACGTCGCCGGCGTGGGCGGGGTGCTCGCCTGGCTGGTCAACACCGCTGCATCCGCAGTGATCGGGCTGATCGTCGGCGCGCTGGTGGTCGGCATCGTGTCGGTGTTGCCGTTCGGCAAGAAGAAGTCACACGCCAAGTCGTGA
- a CDS encoding HAD family hydrolase — MTSARPAVLFDVDGTLVDSNYLHVHAWIQAFRAEGVPVEAWRIHRCIGMDGTTLLHTLAGDADDDGREQLKERHSAFYKESAHLLTPLPGARELLRRVAELGLQVVLATSAPEDELALLRRVLDCDDVVSEVTSSQDVDTAKPKPDIVEVALERAGVTKTGAVFVGDAVWDCEAARRADVTSIGVLSGGVSRGELTEAGAAAVFENAAELLAELDSTPIGKLLASG, encoded by the coding sequence ATGACGTCAGCTCGGCCCGCGGTGCTGTTCGATGTGGACGGCACCCTGGTGGACTCCAACTATCTACACGTCCACGCCTGGATACAGGCCTTCCGCGCCGAAGGCGTGCCCGTGGAGGCGTGGCGGATCCACCGATGCATCGGCATGGACGGCACCACTCTGCTGCACACCCTGGCTGGCGACGCCGATGACGACGGCCGGGAACAGCTGAAGGAGCGGCACAGCGCGTTCTACAAGGAGAGCGCGCACCTGCTCACTCCCCTGCCCGGCGCCCGTGAGCTGTTGCGGCGGGTCGCCGAGCTGGGGCTGCAGGTGGTGCTCGCGACCTCGGCGCCGGAGGACGAGTTGGCGCTGCTGCGCAGGGTTCTCGACTGCGACGACGTGGTGTCGGAGGTCACCTCGTCCCAGGATGTCGACACGGCCAAGCCCAAGCCCGACATCGTGGAGGTGGCGCTCGAGCGGGCCGGCGTGACCAAGACCGGCGCCGTGTTCGTCGGCGACGCGGTGTGGGACTGCGAAGCCGCCCGCCGCGCGGACGTCACCTCGATCGGCGTCCTCAGCGGCGGGGTGTCGCGCGGTGAACTGACCGAGGCGGGCGCGGCAGCGGTGTTCGAGAACGCCGCCGAACTGTTGGCCGAGCTCGACTCGACCCCGATCGGGAAGCTGCTGGCTAGCGGCTGA
- a CDS encoding MMPL/RND family transporter produces MTGNERTGVARIVRVLAVPILLGWLLLTIATNVFVPSLEKVGEDRTVGLAAKDGPAYVSMKQIGANFEEFDSDSTAMIVLEGDQPLGDEAHRFYDTLVDKLEADTTHIQHVADFWSDPLTASGAQSADGKAAYVQIYLHGNQGEPLANESVAAVREIIDTTPPPAGMTTYVTGPAPLIADQHHAGDKSIFRVTLITIGVIAIMLLLVYRSIVTMLLILFMVFIELGAARGIVALLATNDIIGLSTFAVNLLVLMVIAAGTDYAIFAIGRYQEALGAGEDRVSAYYTMFHGTAHVILGSGLTIAGAMLCLSFTRLPYFQSLGVPCAVGTLVAVLAATTLGPAMVVVAGRFGAFKPKRAISSRGWRRIGTMVVRWPGPVLAATLALALVGLVTLPGYKTNYDAKNYLPSDIPANVGYAAADRHFGSARMNPDLLMVQSDHDLRNPADFLVIDKIAKAIFKVPGVARVQTITRPDGKPIKHSTIPFQMSMQGTLTQLNQKYQQDRMADMLVQADEMQKTVDTMQKMYSVTQQMRDTTHQMVLKTKNTAVDVAELRDHIADFDDFIRPLRSYFYWEPHCYDIPACWAIRSVFDTLDGINTMTDDIANLIPDLERLDTLMPQLVELLPSQIETMRSMKSMMLTMYQSQKSMQDQMAAQQENSSAMGDAFDDSRNDDSFYLPPEVFSNKDFKRGIDQFISPDGESVRFIISHEGDPATIEGLSRVDPIKTAAKEAIKGTPLEGAKVYLAGTAATYKDMKDGSHYDLLIAGIAAVTLIFCIMLIITRSAVAAAVIVGTVLLSLGASFGLSILLWQHLIGLELHWMVLPMSVILLLAVGSDYNLLLVSRFKEEKAGGLKTGIIRAMAGTGSVVTSAGLVFAFTMASFAFSDLAVMAQVGTTIALGLLFDTLIVRSFMTPAIAAMLGRWFWWPQRVQSLASQRRLAGLSR; encoded by the coding sequence ATGACGGGAAATGAGCGCACGGGGGTTGCGCGGATAGTCCGCGTCCTCGCTGTGCCCATCCTGCTCGGCTGGCTGCTGCTGACCATCGCCACCAACGTCTTCGTCCCGTCGCTGGAGAAGGTCGGTGAGGATCGCACCGTCGGTCTCGCCGCCAAGGACGGGCCCGCCTACGTCTCGATGAAACAGATCGGGGCGAATTTCGAGGAGTTCGACTCCGACAGCACTGCCATGATCGTGCTCGAGGGGGATCAGCCACTCGGCGACGAGGCCCACCGGTTCTACGACACGCTGGTCGACAAACTCGAGGCCGACACCACCCACATCCAGCACGTCGCCGATTTCTGGAGTGATCCGCTGACCGCGTCCGGCGCCCAGAGCGCCGACGGCAAGGCCGCCTACGTGCAGATCTATCTGCACGGCAACCAGGGTGAGCCGCTGGCCAACGAGTCGGTCGCGGCGGTGCGCGAGATCATCGACACCACACCGCCCCCGGCCGGGATGACGACCTACGTCACCGGCCCGGCACCGCTGATCGCCGACCAGCACCACGCCGGTGACAAGAGCATCTTCCGCGTCACACTCATCACCATCGGCGTCATCGCGATCATGCTGCTGCTCGTCTACCGGTCGATCGTGACCATGCTGCTGATCCTGTTCATGGTGTTCATCGAACTCGGCGCCGCCCGCGGGATCGTCGCCCTCCTCGCCACGAACGACATCATCGGCCTGTCGACCTTCGCGGTGAACCTCCTCGTCCTGATGGTGATCGCCGCCGGAACCGATTACGCGATCTTCGCGATCGGCCGCTATCAGGAAGCCCTGGGCGCCGGCGAGGACCGGGTGTCGGCGTACTACACGATGTTCCATGGCACAGCGCACGTCATCCTCGGGTCCGGGCTGACGATCGCCGGCGCCATGCTGTGCCTGAGCTTCACCCGGCTGCCGTACTTCCAGTCGCTCGGCGTGCCGTGTGCGGTCGGCACGCTGGTGGCCGTGCTGGCGGCGACGACCCTGGGCCCCGCGATGGTCGTAGTGGCCGGCCGGTTCGGCGCCTTCAAACCCAAGCGGGCGATCAGTTCGCGCGGCTGGCGGCGCATCGGGACGATGGTGGTGCGCTGGCCCGGGCCGGTGCTCGCCGCGACGCTGGCGCTGGCACTGGTCGGCCTGGTGACCCTGCCCGGATACAAGACGAACTACGACGCGAAGAACTACCTGCCCTCCGACATTCCCGCCAACGTCGGGTACGCCGCGGCCGACCGCCACTTCGGCAGCGCGCGGATGAACCCCGACCTGCTGATGGTGCAGAGCGACCACGACCTGCGCAACCCGGCGGACTTCCTCGTCATCGACAAGATCGCGAAGGCCATCTTCAAGGTGCCCGGGGTCGCGCGCGTGCAGACGATCACCCGTCCGGACGGCAAGCCGATCAAGCACAGCACCATCCCGTTCCAGATGAGCATGCAGGGCACGCTCACGCAGCTGAACCAGAAGTATCAGCAGGACCGGATGGCCGACATGCTCGTGCAGGCCGACGAGATGCAGAAAACCGTCGACACGATGCAGAAGATGTACAGCGTCACCCAGCAGATGCGCGACACCACGCACCAGATGGTGCTCAAGACCAAGAACACCGCCGTCGACGTCGCCGAACTGCGGGACCACATCGCCGACTTCGACGACTTCATCCGCCCGCTGCGCAGCTACTTCTACTGGGAGCCGCACTGCTACGACATCCCGGCCTGCTGGGCGATCCGCTCGGTGTTCGACACCCTCGACGGCATCAACACGATGACCGACGACATCGCCAACCTGATTCCCGACCTGGAACGCCTGGACACGCTGATGCCGCAGCTCGTCGAACTGCTGCCCAGCCAGATCGAGACCATGCGGTCGATGAAGTCGATGATGCTGACGATGTACCAGTCGCAGAAGAGCATGCAGGACCAGATGGCGGCCCAGCAGGAGAACTCGTCGGCGATGGGTGACGCCTTCGACGACTCCCGCAACGACGACTCGTTCTATCTGCCGCCGGAAGTGTTCTCCAACAAGGACTTCAAGCGAGGTATCGACCAGTTCATCTCACCGGACGGCGAGTCGGTGCGCTTTATCATCAGCCACGAGGGTGACCCGGCGACCATCGAGGGTCTCAGCCGCGTGGATCCCATCAAGACGGCGGCCAAGGAGGCGATCAAGGGCACCCCGCTCGAAGGGGCCAAGGTCTATCTCGCCGGCACCGCCGCCACATACAAGGACATGAAGGACGGCTCGCACTACGACCTGTTGATCGCCGGGATCGCCGCGGTCACGCTGATCTTCTGCATCATGTTGATCATCACCCGCAGCGCGGTGGCCGCGGCGGTGATCGTCGGCACGGTGCTGCTGTCGCTCGGTGCGTCCTTCGGCCTGTCGATCCTGCTGTGGCAGCACCTGATCGGCCTCGAGTTGCACTGGATGGTGCTGCCGATGTCGGTGATCCTGCTGCTGGCGGTCGGTTCGGACTACAACCTGCTGCTGGTGTCCCGGTTCAAAGAGGAGAAAGCGGGCGGCCTGAAGACGGGCATCATCCGCGCCATGGCGGGCACCGGCTCGGTGGTCACGTCGGCCGGCCTGGTCTTCGCCTTCACGATGGCGTCGTTCGCGTTCAGCGACCTGGCGGTGATGGCCCAGGTGGGCACCACGATCGCGCTCGGGCTGCTGTTCGACACGTTGATCGTGCGCTCGTTCATGACGCCGGCGATCGCCGCGATGCTGGGCCGCTGGTTCTGGTGGCCGCAGCGGGTGCAGAGCCTGGCGTCGCAGCGCAGGCTCGCCGGGCTCAGCCGCTAG
- a CDS encoding DNA polymerase domain-containing protein: MAGEERAGVELTHLDQPLASDAGATKRDLVDYLDAVADRILPVLTGRPLTVLRVLRGRAPFMQKNVPKYTPDWVRTVAIWAESSHREIRYAICDDRRTLLWLANQRAVEYHPALGLAEEIYRPTHLILDLDPPTGEDFAAVVAVAGLVRQALRDAGLAGAVKTSGSRGLHIFVPIDDSAPVDDVAAATRALAARAEALDPSIATTAFIVADRAGKVFVDATRAGGATVAAAYSPRLRPGTPVSFPVAWSDLEQVTPADFTVKTAVALLDGRDPWAEAMPAPQRLPEELIAHGRTIPVARVSAMHEGKRRARARRGD; the protein is encoded by the coding sequence ATGGCCGGGGAGGAGCGCGCCGGGGTCGAGCTGACCCACCTCGATCAACCGCTGGCGAGCGACGCCGGTGCCACCAAGCGCGATCTCGTCGACTATCTGGACGCCGTCGCCGACCGGATCCTGCCAGTGCTGACCGGGCGGCCGCTGACGGTGCTGCGCGTGTTGCGCGGCCGGGCGCCCTTCATGCAGAAGAACGTGCCGAAGTACACGCCCGACTGGGTGCGCACCGTGGCGATCTGGGCGGAGTCGTCGCACCGCGAGATCCGTTACGCCATCTGCGACGACCGGCGCACCCTGCTGTGGCTGGCCAACCAGCGTGCCGTCGAGTACCACCCGGCCCTGGGCCTGGCCGAGGAGATCTACCGGCCGACGCACCTGATCCTGGACCTCGACCCGCCCACCGGCGAGGATTTCGCCGCGGTGGTCGCCGTCGCCGGGCTGGTACGGCAGGCGCTGCGGGACGCCGGTTTGGCGGGGGCCGTCAAGACCAGCGGATCGCGCGGCCTGCACATCTTCGTGCCGATCGACGACAGCGCCCCGGTCGACGATGTCGCCGCGGCGACGCGCGCACTCGCCGCCCGCGCTGAGGCGCTGGACCCCTCGATCGCCACGACCGCGTTCATCGTCGCCGACCGCGCCGGCAAGGTCTTCGTCGACGCCACGCGCGCCGGCGGGGCGACGGTGGCGGCCGCCTACAGCCCCCGGCTGCGGCCGGGCACGCCGGTGTCGTTCCCCGTCGCCTGGTCGGACCTGGAGCAGGTGACGCCGGCCGACTTCACGGTCAAGACGGCGGTCGCCCTGCTCGACGGGCGCGACCCGTGGGCCGAGGCGATGCCGGCGCCGCAGCGACTGCCCGAGGAGTTGATCGCCCACGGCAGGACCATCCCGGTCGCCCGGGTGTCGGCAATGCACGAGGGCAAGCGACGGGCACGCGCCCGCCGGGGTGACTAG
- a CDS encoding STAS domain-containing protein yields MATSLRLRTDRRDDGTVVLTAVGELDLSNIAEFTGAISAAVRDRVDGTALQVDLSSVDYLDSAAINVLFEHADAIDVVANPILMSVLTVSGLTNVVTVKPAGSD; encoded by the coding sequence ATGGCGACTTCGCTGCGGCTGCGCACCGACCGTCGGGATGACGGCACCGTGGTGCTGACGGCAGTCGGCGAGCTCGACCTGAGCAACATCGCCGAGTTCACCGGGGCGATCAGCGCAGCGGTGCGCGACCGTGTCGACGGCACGGCGCTGCAGGTCGATCTCAGCAGCGTCGACTACCTCGACAGCGCTGCGATCAACGTGCTGTTCGAGCATGCCGACGCCATCGACGTGGTCGCCAATCCCATCCTGATGTCGGTGCTCACGGTCAGCGGCCTCACCAACGTGGTCACGGTGAAGCCTGCAGGCTCCGACTAG